A section of the Papio anubis isolate 15944 chromosome 2, Panubis1.0, whole genome shotgun sequence genome encodes:
- the LOC101016617 gene encoding ATP synthase subunit O, mitochondrial has translation MAAPAVSGLSRQVRCFSTSVVRPFAKLVRPPVQVYGIEGRYATALYSAASKQNKLEQVEKELLRVAQILKEPKVAASVLNPYVKRSIKVKSLNDITAKERFSPLTTNLINLLAENGRLSNAQGVVSAFSTMMSVHRREVPCTVTTASPLEEATLSELKTILKSFLSQGQVLKLEAKTDPSIMGGMIVRIGEKYVDMSVKTKIQKLGRAMREAL, from the coding sequence atggccgCCCCAGCAGTGTCCGGTCTCTCCCGGCAGGTGCGATGTTTCAGTACCTCTGTGGTCAGACCGTTTGCCAAGCTTGTGAGGCCTCCTGTTCAGGTATACGGTATTGAAGGTCGCTATGCCACAGCTCTTTATTCTGCTGCATCAAAACAGAATAAGTTGGAGCAAGTAGAAAAGGAGTTGTTGAGAGTAGCACAAATCCTGAAGGAACCCAAAGTGGCTGCTTCTGTTTTGAATCCCTATGTGAAGCGTTCTATTAAAGTGAAAAGCCTAAATGACATCACAGCAAAAGAGAGGTTCTCTCCCCTCACCACCAACCTGATCAATTTGCTTGCGGAAAATGGTCGCTTAAGCAATGCCCAGGGAGTCGTTTCTGCCTTTTCTACCATGATGAGTGTCCATCGCAGAGAGGTGCCTTGCACGGTGACCACCGCATCTCCTTTAGAAGAAGCCACACTCTCTGAATTAAAAACTATCCTCAAGAGCTTCCTGAGTCAAGGCCAAGTATTGAAATTGGAGGCTAAGACTGATCCGTCAATCATGGGTGGAATGATTGTGCGCATTGGAGAGAAGTATGTTGACATGTCTGTCAAGACCAAGATTCAGAAGCTGGGCAGGGCTATGCGGGAGGCTCTCTAA